The sequence below is a genomic window from Opitutia bacterium.
GCCCATTTCTTGATGCTGCCGCGCTCGTCGTCCGTGAGCGCGCGAACGATCTTCGCCGGGGAGCCGAGAATCATCGAACCCGCCGGTGCTTCGAATTTTTGCGTGACGAGCGCGTTGGCGCCAACGATGCACTGGTCGCCGATTTTCGCGCCGTCGAGAATGGTCGCGCCCATGCCGATCAGGCACTCGTCGCCGATTTCGCACGCGTGGACGATCGCGCTGTGACCGACCGTGGTGTAGCGACCGATCTTCACGCCGAAATTGTCGGCCAGGTGAACCATGGTGAGGTCCTGAACGTTGCTCCCCTCGCCCACCTCGATCGAATTGATGTCGCCGCGCAGCACGCAGCCATACCACACGCTGCTGTTGGCCCCGAGAGTGACGGCGCCGAGGACCGTCGCGTTGGGCGCGACAAACGCGGCCGACGAGACGGCGGGAGTTTGGCCGAGAAATTTCGCGAGGCGTTCGTGCACATCCATGAAACCCACACTTGCGGCGCTGGCCCTCGCCGCCAAGTGCAGAGCGTCAGGGCGTCACTTGGCCGGGCGCTCGGTTTGGCCACCCAGCCAGACGGCGAGACCGATCAGGCAGGTGGCTCCCAC
It includes:
- a CDS encoding gamma carbonic anhydrase family protein produces the protein MDVHERLAKFLGQTPAVSSAAFVAPNATVLGAVTLGANSSVWYGCVLRGDINSIEVGEGSNVQDLTMVHLADNFGVKIGRYTTVGHSAIVHACEIGDECLIGMGATILDGAKIGDQCIVGANALVTQKFEAPAGSMILGSPAKIVRALTDDERGSIKKWALKYIEVARAHAERVEGSRSV